A window from Novosphingobium sp. CECT 9465 encodes these proteins:
- a CDS encoding conjugal transfer protein TraD: MRKVRDYDAELKALGDKARTLKARKVQQLGELVTTTGADALDLDVLAGALLAAVASASTEEKEAWRSKGAAFFQGRGRKGSRRAAGNAESGNETGTGEAQG, from the coding sequence ATGCGCAAGGTGCGGGACTATGACGCGGAGCTGAAAGCGCTCGGCGACAAGGCCAGGACATTGAAGGCCAGGAAGGTCCAGCAGCTCGGCGAACTCGTCACCACCACCGGGGCCGATGCGCTCGATCTCGATGTGCTGGCGGGCGCGCTGCTCGCTGCCGTCGCATCCGCCAGCACGGAAGAAAAGGAGGCGTGGCGCTCGAAAGGCGCGGCCTTCTTTCAAGGACGCGGGCGCAAGGGTTCGCGACGCGCTGCTGGCAACGCGGAAAGCGGAAACGAAACTGGCACAGGCGAGGCGCAGGGTTGA
- a CDS encoding conjugal transfer protein TraD: MQRRERTRHLIELGGLVHKAGLVDLTDDDRATLYGAMLDLAARAQGEDADNMLTLWKRRGKRAFDAEAEGSDAP, encoded by the coding sequence GTGCAACGCAGGGAACGCACCCGCCACCTGATCGAGCTGGGCGGCCTCGTCCACAAAGCCGGCCTCGTCGATCTGACCGACGATGATCGCGCGACCCTCTACGGCGCGATGCTCGATCTCGCCGCGCGCGCCCAGGGCGAGGATGCCGACAACATGCTGACGCTGTGGAAGCGGCGCGGCAAACGCGCGTTCGACGCGGAAGCGGAAGGGAGTGACGCACCATGA